The following are encoded together in the Salvelinus alpinus chromosome 29, SLU_Salpinus.1, whole genome shotgun sequence genome:
- the LOC139558496 gene encoding collagen alpha-3(IX) chain-like isoform X2 codes for MEHHCALLTRKRPQHPAMLLYPSTCMALLSLLLSPALGQLDLNRLDGDTAVCPPMRNGQDDLPGFDLITQFQLDVIPLKGVRKVEGSTPLQVAYRLDREANFQIPTRLNFPRGFPDEYSVMVTFRMIKNTVNKVWNVWQVVDEDGRKQAGLRLNGDQQALEYFLMGQDGNLQTVTFPGLSVLFNTKWHKVMIGVERDQVTLYVDCQPVDKKPIKGKGPVNTEGDTLIGRLDTDADASVVFELQWMLIHCDPKRANRENCQELPITEPDPKPIPGPPGPTGPEGPRGPHGEDGRDGRDGLPGSPGSAGTSGAKGDQGEIGLPGHRGMPGLPGAAGIPGSMGPRGPVGERGLQGFPGPAGSPGPATAGPPGPPGKAGTPGDEGNIGPEGAPGPRGGLGLPGPPGLPGPPGPVGPPGAGKAEGSGEDCPAACPAGPQGSPGLPGIKGHNGLPGDDGAAGEAGQKGEPGPSGVQGLPGKMGDDGQRGPIGFPGTLGEKGDRGPPGFNGIPGPTGPPGSPGVEGSRGRQGLEGEKGDDGAMGPQGDQGPVGAKGDTGTPGEDGMDGLPGMDGAKGEAGVPGTVGVRGKVGIPGFPGMQGLVGAGGAKGDTGDEGPVGPIGVPGKTGAAGPSGQDGQPGAKGASGETGKQGPVGVTGDTGIQGDKGDKGDTGEKGLKGHTGYKGDQGPIGPVGPKGSEGDPGLTGDSGVKGDQGPPGVPGLKGQVGEKGMKGYTGEDGRPGQPGHEGLTGPQGTNGLEGERGLTGSPGPRGLPGPKVNDIKLRELCSAIVEEHLAEFKKEVLKKPAAIGAPGLAGLPGPPGPPGPAGTVGEAGPRGLMGMKGPHGYFGLPGTPGKQGDTGVKGDTGHKGQNGVGIPGSPGEPGPQGVAGSPGIGKDGKDGAPGKDGVNGSPGASGTRGATGAPGYCDPSNCIGRPPPLYMMHGGKKSSSYRKGP; via the exons GGTTTGATCTGATCACCCAGTTCCAGCTGGATGTTATTCCTCTGAAGGGGGTGAGGAAGGTGGAGGGCTCCACTCCTCTCCAGGTGGCATATCGCCTCGATAGGGAGGCCAACTTCCAGATCCCTACCAG GCTCAATTTCCCCCGGGGTTTCCCTGACGAGTACTCTGTCATGGTCACATTCCGTATGATCAAGAACACGGTGAACAAGGTGTGGAACGTGTGGCAGGTGGTGGATGAAGACGGCCGGAAGCAGGCAGGGCTCAGGCTGAATGGAGACCAGCAGGCCTTGGagtacttcctgatgggccagGATGGCAACCTGCAGACCGTCACCTTCCCAGGGCTCTCTGTGTTGTTCAACACCAAGTGGCACAAG GTGATGATTGGGgtggagagagaccaggtcaCCCTGTATGTGGACTGTCAGCCCGTGGACAAGAAGCCCATCAAGGGGAAAGGCCCCGTCAACACAGAGGGAGATACGCTTATTGGGAGGCTGGATACTGACGCTGATGCTTCTGTTGTG TTTgaacttcagtggatgttgatcCATTGTGACCCGAAGAGAGCCAATAGAGAGAACTGCCAGGAGTTGCCTATCACAGAG CCTGACCCCAAGCCTATCCCTGGCCCTCCCGGTCCCACCGGCCCTGAGGGGCCCCGGGGGCCACATGGAGAGGACGGCAGGGACGGTAGAGAT GGCCTTCCAGGTTCACCTGGCAGTGCTGGCACTTCT GGGGCCAAAGGGGACCAGGGGGAGATTGGTCTTCCTGGACATAGAGGCATGCCTGGTCTACCAGGAGCTGCT GGAATACCTGGTTCAATGGGCCCAAGAGGACCTGTGGGTGAGAGA GGACTTCAAGGTTTTCCTGGGCCAGCAGGCTCTCCC GGACCTGCGACAGCTGGACCTCCC GGCCCACCTGGGAAAGCAGGAACTCCAGGAGACGAGGGGAACATTGGGCCTGAG GGTGCCCCTGGGCCTAGAGGGGGTCTGGGTCTCCCTGGTCCCCCTGGTCTACCAGGACCACCTGGACCTGTG GGACCACCTGGGGCTGGCAAAGCTGAAGGGAGTGGGGAAGAT TGCCCTGCTGCCTGTCCAGCTGGACCACAGGGAAGCCCAGGGCTACCAGGGATAAAG GGGCACAATGGATTACCAGGTGATGATGGAGCTGCAGGGGAAGCTGGACAAAAG GGTGAGCCAGGACCATCTGGGGTGCAGGGCCTACCAGGCAAGATGGGAGATGAT GGACAAAGAGGTCCAATTGGTTTTCCTGGTACTCTTGGAGAGAAAGGAGACAGG GGTCCCCCTGGTTTCAACGGTATCCCAGGACCCACTGGACCACCGGGATCTCCT GGTGTGGAGGGCAGTCGTGGACGTCAGGGTCTggagggagaaaaaggggatGAT GGAGCGATGGGTCCTCAAGGagatcagggtcctgttggtgcAAAGGGAGACACT GGTACTCCTGGGGAAGACGGCATGGATGGACTCCCTGGAATGGATGGAGCTAAA GGAGAGGCTGGCGTTCCCGGGACTGTTGGAGTCAGGGGTAAAGTTGGAATTCCA GGGTTTCCAGGAATGCAGGGGCTAGTTGGAGCTGGAGGTGCCAAG GGTGATACAGGAGATGAAGGACCAGTAGGACCAATCGGAGTTCCTGGGAAGACA GGGGCAGCTGGACCATCAGGACAAGATGGACAACCAGGAGCCAAGGGAGCTTCT GGTGAGACAGGAAAGCAGGGACCAGTGGGGGTCACAGGTGATACAGGCATCCAGGGTGACAAAGGGGACAAAGGTGACACTGGTGAAAAAGGACTGAAAGGTCACACTGGATATAAGGGAGACCAG GGTCCTATTGGTCCCGTTGGCCCAAAGGGAAGTGAA GGTGATCCAGGTCTTACAGGAGATTCTGGAGTCAAGGGAGACCAG GGTCCTCCTGGTGTTCCTGGACTCAAAGGACAG GTTGGAGAGAAGGGCATGAAGGGATATACCGGGGAAGATGGTAGACCAGGGCAGCCAGGTCATGAAGGTTTGACCGGTCCCCAGGGAACCaatggactggagggagagagagggttaactGGATCACCTGGGCCTAGGGGCCTACCT GGTCCTAAAGTGAATGATATTAAACTTCGAGAACTATGCTCAGCAATTGTTGAAG AACACTTGGCAGAGTTTAAGAAGGAGGTCCTGAAGAAACCAGCAGCGATCGGGGCCCCTGGATTGGCAGGACTGCCGGGCCCTCCAGGTCCCCCGGGGCCAGCAGGGACTGTAGGAGAGGCCGGCCCCAGAGGACTGATGGGAATGAAGGGACCACATGGATACTTTGGGTTACCAGGTACACCTGGAAAACAAG GTGACACTGGTGTAAAGGGGGATACAGGACATAAGGGACAAAATGGAGTTGGAATCCCAGGAAGTCCAGGCGAACCAGGCCCACAAG gtgtggCTGGCAGCCCTGGCATCGGGAAGGACGGTAAAGATGGAGCTCCCGGTAAAGACGGTGTTAATGGTAGCCCAGGTGCCTCTGGTACCAGGGGAGCTACAGGAGCCCCAGGCTATTGTGACCCCTCAAACTGTATAGGCAGGCCCCCACCTCTCTACATGATGCATGGGGGGAAGAAATCCTCCAGCTACAGGAAGGGGCCATGA
- the LOC139558496 gene encoding collagen alpha-3(IX) chain-like isoform X1, giving the protein MEHHCALLTRKRPQHPAMLLYPSTCMALLSLLLSPALGQLDLNRLDGDTAVCPPMRNGQDDLPGFDLITQFQLDVIPLKGVRKVEGSTPLQVAYRLDREANFQIPTRLNFPRGFPDEYSVMVTFRMIKNTVNKVWNVWQVVDEDGRKQAGLRLNGDQQALEYFLMGQDGNLQTVTFPGLSVLFNTKWHKVMIGVERDQVTLYVDCQPVDKKPIKGKGPVNTEGDTLIGRLDTDADASVVFELQWMLIHCDPKRANRENCQELPITEMYANAEPDPKPIPGPPGPTGPEGPRGPHGEDGRDGRDGLPGSPGSAGTSGAKGDQGEIGLPGHRGMPGLPGAAGIPGSMGPRGPVGERGLQGFPGPAGSPGPATAGPPGPPGKAGTPGDEGNIGPEGAPGPRGGLGLPGPPGLPGPPGPVGPPGAGKAEGSGEDCPAACPAGPQGSPGLPGIKGHNGLPGDDGAAGEAGQKGEPGPSGVQGLPGKMGDDGQRGPIGFPGTLGEKGDRGPPGFNGIPGPTGPPGSPGVEGSRGRQGLEGEKGDDGAMGPQGDQGPVGAKGDTGTPGEDGMDGLPGMDGAKGEAGVPGTVGVRGKVGIPGFPGMQGLVGAGGAKGDTGDEGPVGPIGVPGKTGAAGPSGQDGQPGAKGASGETGKQGPVGVTGDTGIQGDKGDKGDTGEKGLKGHTGYKGDQGPIGPVGPKGSEGDPGLTGDSGVKGDQGPPGVPGLKGQVGEKGMKGYTGEDGRPGQPGHEGLTGPQGTNGLEGERGLTGSPGPRGLPGPKVNDIKLRELCSAIVEEHLAEFKKEVLKKPAAIGAPGLAGLPGPPGPPGPAGTVGEAGPRGLMGMKGPHGYFGLPGTPGKQGDTGVKGDTGHKGQNGVGIPGSPGEPGPQGVAGSPGIGKDGKDGAPGKDGVNGSPGASGTRGATGAPGYCDPSNCIGRPPPLYMMHGGKKSSSYRKGP; this is encoded by the exons GGTTTGATCTGATCACCCAGTTCCAGCTGGATGTTATTCCTCTGAAGGGGGTGAGGAAGGTGGAGGGCTCCACTCCTCTCCAGGTGGCATATCGCCTCGATAGGGAGGCCAACTTCCAGATCCCTACCAG GCTCAATTTCCCCCGGGGTTTCCCTGACGAGTACTCTGTCATGGTCACATTCCGTATGATCAAGAACACGGTGAACAAGGTGTGGAACGTGTGGCAGGTGGTGGATGAAGACGGCCGGAAGCAGGCAGGGCTCAGGCTGAATGGAGACCAGCAGGCCTTGGagtacttcctgatgggccagGATGGCAACCTGCAGACCGTCACCTTCCCAGGGCTCTCTGTGTTGTTCAACACCAAGTGGCACAAG GTGATGATTGGGgtggagagagaccaggtcaCCCTGTATGTGGACTGTCAGCCCGTGGACAAGAAGCCCATCAAGGGGAAAGGCCCCGTCAACACAGAGGGAGATACGCTTATTGGGAGGCTGGATACTGACGCTGATGCTTCTGTTGTG TTTgaacttcagtggatgttgatcCATTGTGACCCGAAGAGAGCCAATAGAGAGAACTGCCAGGAGTTGCCTATCACAGAG ATGTATGCCAATGCTGAG CCTGACCCCAAGCCTATCCCTGGCCCTCCCGGTCCCACCGGCCCTGAGGGGCCCCGGGGGCCACATGGAGAGGACGGCAGGGACGGTAGAGAT GGCCTTCCAGGTTCACCTGGCAGTGCTGGCACTTCT GGGGCCAAAGGGGACCAGGGGGAGATTGGTCTTCCTGGACATAGAGGCATGCCTGGTCTACCAGGAGCTGCT GGAATACCTGGTTCAATGGGCCCAAGAGGACCTGTGGGTGAGAGA GGACTTCAAGGTTTTCCTGGGCCAGCAGGCTCTCCC GGACCTGCGACAGCTGGACCTCCC GGCCCACCTGGGAAAGCAGGAACTCCAGGAGACGAGGGGAACATTGGGCCTGAG GGTGCCCCTGGGCCTAGAGGGGGTCTGGGTCTCCCTGGTCCCCCTGGTCTACCAGGACCACCTGGACCTGTG GGACCACCTGGGGCTGGCAAAGCTGAAGGGAGTGGGGAAGAT TGCCCTGCTGCCTGTCCAGCTGGACCACAGGGAAGCCCAGGGCTACCAGGGATAAAG GGGCACAATGGATTACCAGGTGATGATGGAGCTGCAGGGGAAGCTGGACAAAAG GGTGAGCCAGGACCATCTGGGGTGCAGGGCCTACCAGGCAAGATGGGAGATGAT GGACAAAGAGGTCCAATTGGTTTTCCTGGTACTCTTGGAGAGAAAGGAGACAGG GGTCCCCCTGGTTTCAACGGTATCCCAGGACCCACTGGACCACCGGGATCTCCT GGTGTGGAGGGCAGTCGTGGACGTCAGGGTCTggagggagaaaaaggggatGAT GGAGCGATGGGTCCTCAAGGagatcagggtcctgttggtgcAAAGGGAGACACT GGTACTCCTGGGGAAGACGGCATGGATGGACTCCCTGGAATGGATGGAGCTAAA GGAGAGGCTGGCGTTCCCGGGACTGTTGGAGTCAGGGGTAAAGTTGGAATTCCA GGGTTTCCAGGAATGCAGGGGCTAGTTGGAGCTGGAGGTGCCAAG GGTGATACAGGAGATGAAGGACCAGTAGGACCAATCGGAGTTCCTGGGAAGACA GGGGCAGCTGGACCATCAGGACAAGATGGACAACCAGGAGCCAAGGGAGCTTCT GGTGAGACAGGAAAGCAGGGACCAGTGGGGGTCACAGGTGATACAGGCATCCAGGGTGACAAAGGGGACAAAGGTGACACTGGTGAAAAAGGACTGAAAGGTCACACTGGATATAAGGGAGACCAG GGTCCTATTGGTCCCGTTGGCCCAAAGGGAAGTGAA GGTGATCCAGGTCTTACAGGAGATTCTGGAGTCAAGGGAGACCAG GGTCCTCCTGGTGTTCCTGGACTCAAAGGACAG GTTGGAGAGAAGGGCATGAAGGGATATACCGGGGAAGATGGTAGACCAGGGCAGCCAGGTCATGAAGGTTTGACCGGTCCCCAGGGAACCaatggactggagggagagagagggttaactGGATCACCTGGGCCTAGGGGCCTACCT GGTCCTAAAGTGAATGATATTAAACTTCGAGAACTATGCTCAGCAATTGTTGAAG AACACTTGGCAGAGTTTAAGAAGGAGGTCCTGAAGAAACCAGCAGCGATCGGGGCCCCTGGATTGGCAGGACTGCCGGGCCCTCCAGGTCCCCCGGGGCCAGCAGGGACTGTAGGAGAGGCCGGCCCCAGAGGACTGATGGGAATGAAGGGACCACATGGATACTTTGGGTTACCAGGTACACCTGGAAAACAAG GTGACACTGGTGTAAAGGGGGATACAGGACATAAGGGACAAAATGGAGTTGGAATCCCAGGAAGTCCAGGCGAACCAGGCCCACAAG gtgtggCTGGCAGCCCTGGCATCGGGAAGGACGGTAAAGATGGAGCTCCCGGTAAAGACGGTGTTAATGGTAGCCCAGGTGCCTCTGGTACCAGGGGAGCTACAGGAGCCCCAGGCTATTGTGACCCCTCAAACTGTATAGGCAGGCCCCCACCTCTCTACATGATGCATGGGGGGAAGAAATCCTCCAGCTACAGGAAGGGGCCATGA